In one window of Tellurirhabdus rosea DNA:
- a CDS encoding Gfo/Idh/MocA family protein, giving the protein MTEKQAAPGPNSRREFLKVSSLAATSFFIVPRHVIGKGFVPPSDKLNIAGIGVGGKGRSDLAAFAKSPNVNIVALCDVDDRQAVQSRTNFPQATYYRDFREMLAKERKNIDACSISTPDNTHAVATLAAMQLGKHVYTQKPLTHDIYEARVLAQAAKKYKVVTQMGNQGGSGNGVRRMKEIYDTGLIGDVHKVLAWTNRPVWPQANPTDQTFEPPKELDFNLWLGPAKKVPYNPAYLPWNWRGWWPYGTGALGDMACHILDPVFRILPVDYPNSVECSVAGNWTFTLRPQDDSPDWTPFSTSIHLNYPRKDGKGDLKLSWYDGGILPELPEELQPGESFGNSDGGVLFIGSKGKLMADCYGANPRLLPLKDNQLLNIPETIERVPNEDHYLQWVNACMAGYGNGKTSSPFDYAAPFTESILIGNLAIRSWMLRDNPTAKREADRYHGRKKLLWDAANMKVTNYDLANQFVKRDYRDGWNLAL; this is encoded by the coding sequence ATGACTGAAAAACAAGCCGCCCCCGGACCCAACAGCCGCCGGGAGTTTCTGAAAGTATCTTCGCTGGCCGCCACCTCCTTTTTCATCGTGCCGCGCCACGTGATCGGGAAAGGATTTGTGCCGCCGAGCGACAAGCTGAACATTGCCGGGATCGGCGTCGGCGGCAAGGGCCGGAGTGATCTGGCGGCCTTCGCCAAAAGCCCTAACGTCAACATCGTGGCCCTCTGCGACGTGGACGACCGCCAGGCGGTGCAGTCCCGGACCAACTTCCCCCAGGCGACCTACTACCGCGATTTCCGGGAAATGCTGGCCAAAGAGCGCAAAAACATCGACGCCTGCTCCATCTCTACGCCCGACAACACCCACGCCGTCGCCACGCTAGCCGCCATGCAGCTGGGCAAGCACGTGTACACCCAGAAACCACTGACCCACGACATCTACGAAGCCCGGGTGCTGGCCCAGGCCGCCAAAAAATACAAGGTCGTCACGCAGATGGGCAATCAGGGCGGCTCGGGCAACGGAGTGCGCCGGATGAAGGAGATTTACGATACGGGCCTTATCGGCGACGTGCATAAGGTGCTGGCCTGGACCAACCGCCCCGTATGGCCCCAGGCCAACCCGACCGACCAGACGTTTGAACCTCCCAAAGAGCTGGATTTCAACCTCTGGCTGGGTCCGGCCAAAAAAGTGCCGTACAACCCCGCCTACCTGCCCTGGAACTGGCGCGGCTGGTGGCCCTACGGCACCGGAGCGCTGGGCGATATGGCCTGCCACATCCTCGACCCCGTTTTCCGGATTCTGCCCGTCGATTATCCGAACTCCGTCGAATGCAGCGTGGCCGGCAACTGGACGTTTACCCTTCGCCCGCAGGACGACAGCCCGGACTGGACCCCTTTCTCAACCTCCATTCACCTCAATTATCCCCGTAAAGACGGAAAAGGCGACCTTAAACTGAGCTGGTACGACGGCGGTATCCTGCCCGAACTTCCCGAGGAACTGCAACCCGGCGAAAGCTTCGGCAACTCGGACGGAGGGGTGCTGTTCATCGGGTCAAAAGGGAAACTGATGGCGGACTGCTACGGGGCCAACCCGCGTCTGCTCCCGCTGAAAGACAACCAGCTACTCAACATTCCGGAAACCATCGAGCGGGTGCCCAACGAAGACCACTACCTGCAATGGGTCAACGCCTGCATGGCGGGATATGGAAACGGCAAAACCAGTTCGCCCTTCGACTATGCGGCCCCGTTCACCGAAAGCATTCTGATCGGAAACCTGGCGATCCGGAGCTGGATGCTGCGCGATAACCCGACGGCCAAACGGGAGGCAGACCGGTACCACGGCCGCAAGAAACTGCTCTGGGATGCCGCCAACATGAAAGTCACGAACTACGACCTGGCCAACCAGTTTGTCAAACGCGACTACCGGGACGGCTGGAATCTGGCTTTGTAA
- a CDS encoding ligand-binding sensor domain-containing protein: MTCQLLFSYGLSFFLFLRADPAGGERPAPPVVPYADRAFWQETHEALPVGKNPDDNQVRSIAVDGQAAVWIATAGGVFRKPVGQTSWSEVPTADKGPAYAVETDAQSTVWLGTWNGLYRYRAARLEKVPGPAAPISVLCAAAEGVYALGPNGVWLVTDQGCQKKDYAIARSVRDAVSDGQGGLWVASDVGVYHCTAAGVRQLQEKKDLLSAYARGLALDSHQKLWVSGLGGVSILGGLSREQALTPEQGLPTVFGTCVQRAPDSTMWVGTEAGVVRYRPDGRRSLLFSRRWLLDDHVRDIAFDKAGNAWIATDKGVSAIRRQAMTLAQKADFFYDVLMKRHIREPWIAGQCRLPVAGDLTRWEPEDDDNDGEYTGNYLAMEAFRYAVTQRPDAREKAARAFRFLKLLQEVTGTDGFFARTIVPARWTTVHDGNRHYTDRQLADELVKEPRFKPVTVRWHQLADGKWLWKGDTSSDELCGHMMGYYFYYELVADEAEKRLVRQQVKRIADHLIAHDFNLVDVDGKPTRWAVWSPEQLNRHPEWAPDRHQNSMEILAFMKLAHHVTGEATYEQHYLRLIEKEGYLDNMARISEQNPAWFIYFDVMLSAYCYPILLGCEKDPRRLAFYQKHMDEWFERRRGDHNPLINFLYAYSRGKAEELNHSAEFFRDTPLDLIDWPIDHTKREDIRLVRKPVLDELQVSELPPPSIRLTIRWDKNPWTAAGGDPHKEREPVFWLLPYWMGRYLKLIQ, translated from the coding sequence ATGACCTGCCAACTCCTCTTTAGTTACGGCCTTTCTTTTTTCCTGTTCCTCCGGGCAGACCCGGCGGGAGGGGAGCGGCCCGCGCCGCCGGTGGTTCCCTACGCCGACCGGGCGTTCTGGCAGGAAACGCACGAGGCCCTGCCGGTCGGAAAAAACCCGGACGACAACCAGGTGCGCAGCATTGCCGTCGATGGGCAGGCGGCCGTCTGGATTGCAACGGCCGGGGGCGTTTTCCGGAAACCGGTCGGGCAGACCTCCTGGAGCGAGGTTCCGACGGCGGACAAAGGCCCGGCCTACGCCGTCGAAACGGACGCCCAATCGACGGTCTGGCTGGGAACCTGGAACGGGCTTTACCGCTACCGGGCCGCCCGGCTGGAGAAAGTGCCCGGACCGGCCGCGCCCATCTCGGTTCTCTGCGCCGCCGCCGAAGGCGTATACGCCCTGGGGCCGAACGGGGTCTGGCTGGTCACCGATCAAGGGTGTCAGAAGAAAGATTACGCCATTGCCCGCTCCGTCCGGGATGCGGTTTCGGACGGGCAGGGCGGCCTCTGGGTAGCCAGCGATGTCGGCGTTTACCACTGCACAGCGGCGGGCGTCCGGCAGCTACAGGAGAAAAAGGACCTGCTCAGCGCCTATGCCCGGGGGCTTGCGCTCGACAGCCACCAGAAACTCTGGGTCAGCGGACTCGGCGGCGTTTCCATCCTGGGCGGGCTTTCCCGCGAACAGGCGCTCACGCCCGAGCAGGGCCTGCCTACCGTTTTCGGCACCTGCGTCCAGCGCGCGCCCGACAGCACCATGTGGGTCGGCACCGAAGCCGGGGTGGTGCGTTACCGCCCGGACGGTCGGCGGTCCCTGCTGTTTTCGCGCCGCTGGCTTCTCGACGACCACGTTCGGGACATTGCCTTCGACAAAGCCGGCAACGCCTGGATTGCCACCGACAAAGGCGTGAGCGCCATCCGGCGGCAGGCCATGACGCTGGCGCAGAAGGCCGATTTTTTCTACGACGTTCTGATGAAACGCCACATCCGGGAGCCGTGGATCGCCGGCCAGTGCCGACTGCCCGTGGCGGGCGACCTGACCCGGTGGGAACCCGAAGACGACGATAACGACGGGGAATATACGGGCAACTATCTGGCGATGGAAGCTTTCCGCTACGCCGTCACCCAACGTCCGGATGCGCGCGAGAAAGCGGCCAGAGCGTTCCGGTTTCTGAAGCTTCTTCAGGAGGTGACCGGCACCGACGGGTTCTTCGCCCGGACCATCGTTCCCGCCCGCTGGACAACCGTACACGACGGCAACCGCCACTACACCGACCGCCAGCTGGCCGACGAACTGGTGAAGGAGCCGCGCTTCAAACCTGTCACGGTCCGGTGGCACCAATTGGCGGACGGAAAGTGGCTCTGGAAAGGCGATACCAGCAGCGACGAACTGTGCGGCCACATGATGGGCTACTATTTTTACTACGAACTTGTGGCCGACGAGGCCGAAAAAAGGCTGGTTCGCCAGCAGGTGAAACGCATTGCGGACCACCTCATCGCGCACGATTTCAACCTGGTGGACGTGGACGGGAAGCCGACACGCTGGGCCGTCTGGTCGCCGGAGCAGCTCAACCGCCATCCGGAATGGGCTCCCGACCGGCACCAGAATTCCATGGAAATACTGGCTTTTATGAAACTGGCCCACCACGTCACCGGCGAAGCTACTTACGAGCAGCATTACCTCCGGCTCATTGAAAAAGAAGGGTATCTCGACAACATGGCCCGAATTTCGGAGCAGAATCCAGCCTGGTTCATCTATTTCGACGTCATGCTGTCGGCTTACTGTTACCCCATTCTGCTCGGCTGCGAGAAAGACCCCCGGCGGCTTGCGTTCTACCAGAAGCACATGGACGAATGGTTCGAACGCCGCCGCGGCGACCACAATCCGCTGATCAATTTCCTGTATGCTTATTCGCGGGGAAAAGCGGAGGAGTTGAACCACTCCGCCGAGTTCTTCCGGGATACGCCGCTAGACCTGATCGACTGGCCCATCGACCATACCAAACGGGAAGATATCCGGCTGGTCCGCAAGCCGGTTCTGGACGAACTGCAGGTCAGCGAACTGCCGCCGCCCAGCATCCGACTGACCATCCGGTGGGACAAAAATCCGTGGACGGCCGCGGGCGGTGACCCGCATAAGGAGCGGGAACCCGTTTTCTGGCTGCTGCCGTACTGGATGGGACGGTATCTGAAGCTGATTCAGTGA
- a CDS encoding sialidase family protein produces MLAGTGRAQPVVRQTLIFPKQDKHVHGSTLVSLPNGDMLAAWFYGSGERTADDVRIMGARLKKGDRAWSEPFLMADTPGLPDCNPVLFLNHQGKLFLVWIAVQANLWEQSILRVRTATDYLKSGPPVWNWQDNMLLKPDSRFTEEVEKRFKELPDHPIGWAGYAPKYDEMIVSASRDAAKRSIGWMTRIKPLLLGNGRIVLPLYSDGFNFSMMALSDDDGTTWRPGLPVVGRGPIQPALAQRKDGSLLALMRDSGDEPTRVHVSESADRGESWKATRKTDIPNTASVELLVLQDGKWAFLGNDVSDGRYRLSLYLSDDEGRTWKWKTRLEDGPPGKGSYSYPALIQTSDGLLHMTYSSHEGPTGKAIKYVVVDPKRLIQ; encoded by the coding sequence ATGCTGGCCGGAACGGGCAGGGCGCAGCCCGTCGTGCGGCAAACGCTGATTTTTCCGAAGCAGGACAAACACGTCCACGGCAGCACGCTGGTGAGTCTGCCCAACGGCGATATGCTGGCGGCCTGGTTTTACGGCAGCGGCGAACGCACCGCCGACGATGTCCGCATCATGGGAGCCCGGCTGAAAAAGGGCGATAGGGCCTGGAGCGAACCGTTCCTGATGGCCGACACGCCCGGCCTGCCCGACTGCAATCCCGTGCTGTTTCTGAACCACCAGGGCAAATTATTCCTCGTCTGGATCGCCGTTCAGGCCAATCTGTGGGAGCAGTCCATCCTCCGGGTCCGGACGGCAACGGATTATCTGAAAAGCGGCCCCCCGGTCTGGAACTGGCAGGACAACATGTTGCTCAAACCCGACAGCCGCTTCACAGAGGAGGTCGAAAAACGCTTCAAGGAACTGCCCGACCATCCGATAGGCTGGGCCGGTTACGCGCCGAAATACGACGAGATGATCGTGAGCGCCAGCCGGGACGCGGCCAAACGGAGCATCGGCTGGATGACCCGCATCAAACCGTTGCTGCTCGGCAATGGCCGGATTGTGCTGCCGCTGTATTCCGACGGCTTCAATTTTTCGATGATGGCCCTTTCGGACGACGACGGGACTACGTGGCGGCCGGGCCTGCCCGTGGTGGGCCGGGGACCGATCCAGCCGGCGCTGGCGCAGCGTAAAGACGGCTCGCTGCTGGCCCTCATGCGCGACAGCGGCGACGAACCGACGCGGGTGCACGTCAGCGAGTCGGCCGACCGGGGCGAAAGCTGGAAAGCCACGCGGAAAACCGACATTCCCAACACGGCCAGCGTCGAACTGCTGGTGCTGCAGGACGGGAAATGGGCGTTTCTGGGCAACGACGTTTCGGACGGACGCTACCGGCTGAGTCTGTACCTGTCGGACGACGAGGGCCGTACCTGGAAGTGGAAAACCCGCCTCGAAGACGGGCCGCCGGGCAAGGGCAGTTATTCCTACCCCGCGCTGATCCAGACCTCCGACGGCCTGCTGCACATGACCTATTCTTCCCACGAAGGCCCGACCGGGAAAGCCATCAAATACGTGGTGGTAGACCCCAAGCGCCTGATTCAATGA
- the pafA gene encoding alkaline phosphatase PafA — protein sequence MKKYFLLIAASLVSWTAFSQSSPKKAAAPAALPRPKLVVGIVVDQMRYDYFYRYYDKYSPGGFKRMLNEGFNCRNNHYPYALTVTAAGHAAVYTGSIPSINGIVGNEWYDPIVRKSVYCVEDSTVKTVGSTNNAVGKMSPRNLLTSTVTDQLQIATNFRSKTVGVAIKDRGSILPAGHAATGAYWFDSKTGNWVTSTFYMPDLPQWAKDQNAKRLPSEYAKRGWQTMLPPDQYTESTADDQPYEAKLPGASKPVLPYDVAGLAGDAFGAVLSTPWGNTLTKDMAIAAIKGENMGKGPATDFLAVSFSTPDRIGHAFGPNSVEQEDIYLRLDLEFADLLNFLDGWVGKGNYTVFLTADHGVMDIPGFWKQHNLPAGLINERQVGAAVKKALNDAFGAGDYLQASENFQIYLNHKALREKKVTVEAAAEAIREALLPMEGIADVINLRTLGSSNLNDYLLGLFKNNYNAKRSGDLQIVTQPGWFPGGATGTTHGTPYNYDTHVPFLLYGWGVNKGETLRRTTISDIAPTLSALLHILPPSGNVGNAVEEALKK from the coding sequence GTGAAAAAGTATTTCCTGCTTATTGCCGCGTCCCTCGTTAGCTGGACCGCGTTTTCCCAGTCGTCTCCGAAAAAAGCGGCCGCACCGGCGGCGCTGCCCCGCCCGAAGCTGGTGGTGGGCATCGTCGTCGACCAGATGCGCTACGATTATTTTTACCGGTATTACGACAAATACAGTCCCGGCGGCTTCAAACGGATGCTGAACGAGGGCTTCAACTGCCGCAACAACCATTATCCCTACGCCCTGACGGTCACGGCGGCGGGGCACGCGGCGGTGTATACCGGCTCCATCCCGTCCATCAACGGCATCGTCGGCAACGAGTGGTACGACCCCATTGTCCGGAAAAGCGTTTACTGCGTGGAAGACAGCACCGTGAAGACCGTCGGTAGTACCAACAACGCCGTGGGCAAAATGTCGCCCCGGAACCTACTGACGAGCACCGTGACGGACCAGCTTCAGATTGCGACCAATTTCCGCTCCAAAACGGTGGGCGTAGCCATCAAAGACCGGGGTTCCATCCTGCCGGCGGGCCATGCCGCGACGGGTGCCTACTGGTTCGATTCCAAAACCGGCAACTGGGTAACGAGCACGTTTTACATGCCCGACCTGCCGCAGTGGGCCAAAGACCAGAACGCCAAGCGGCTGCCTTCGGAATACGCCAAACGCGGCTGGCAGACGATGCTGCCGCCGGACCAGTACACCGAAAGCACCGCCGACGACCAGCCCTACGAAGCCAAGCTCCCCGGTGCCTCCAAACCCGTGCTGCCCTACGACGTAGCCGGACTCGCCGGTGATGCTTTCGGGGCCGTACTTTCGACGCCCTGGGGCAATACGCTCACCAAAGACATGGCCATTGCCGCCATCAAAGGGGAAAATATGGGCAAAGGGCCCGCCACGGATTTTCTGGCGGTCAGCTTCTCCACGCCCGACCGCATCGGCCACGCCTTCGGCCCCAACTCCGTCGAACAGGAAGACATCTACCTCCGCCTCGACCTTGAATTTGCCGACCTGCTCAACTTCCTCGACGGCTGGGTAGGCAAAGGCAATTACACGGTCTTCCTGACGGCCGACCACGGCGTGATGGACATTCCCGGTTTCTGGAAACAGCATAACCTGCCCGCCGGGCTCATCAACGAACGTCAGGTAGGCGCGGCCGTCAAAAAGGCGCTGAACGATGCGTTTGGGGCCGGGGATTATTTGCAGGCGAGCGAAAACTTCCAGATTTATCTGAATCACAAAGCCCTCCGGGAAAAGAAGGTAACCGTGGAAGCCGCCGCAGAGGCTATCCGGGAAGCGCTGCTGCCGATGGAAGGCATCGCCGACGTGATCAACCTCAGGACGCTCGGCAGTTCCAACCTGAATGATTACCTGCTTGGCCTGTTTAAAAACAACTACAACGCCAAACGGAGCGGCGATCTGCAAATTGTCACGCAGCCGGGCTGGTTCCCCGGCGGGGCTACCGGAACGACCCACGGGACGCCTTACAACTACGATACCCACGTGCCGTTCCTGCTTTACGGCTGGGGCGTCAACAAGGGCGAAACGCTCCGTCGGACGACCATTTCGGACATCGCCCCGACTCTTTCCGCGCTGCTGCACATTCTGCCGCCCAGCGGAAATGTCGGGAACGCGGTCGAGGAAGCGTTGAAAAAATGA
- a CDS encoding RNA polymerase sigma factor, whose protein sequence is MAFLLEQTLQGVIHGDQVAFAELYNHYRTPALRFCTSILKDEEEAENILHEVFIKIWERRAQINPELNFNSYLFTCLRNLAFDYLRKMEKSEWLKQQYLERMEATREEDYDVAEARLEHLQAAIGSLSEKRRQILRLTVEKEMSYQEISDLLRISKNTVKNQLVKARQFLREKMEVATLAGLVVVGLW, encoded by the coding sequence ATGGCCTTTTTACTTGAACAAACTTTACAGGGAGTGATCCATGGCGATCAGGTGGCCTTTGCAGAACTGTACAACCACTACCGGACTCCGGCCCTGCGCTTCTGCACGTCGATCCTGAAGGACGAGGAAGAGGCCGAGAACATTCTTCACGAGGTTTTCATCAAAATCTGGGAACGAAGGGCGCAGATCAACCCGGAGCTTAATTTCAATTCGTACCTGTTTACCTGCCTGCGCAATCTGGCCTTCGACTACCTCCGAAAGATGGAAAAAAGCGAGTGGCTGAAGCAGCAGTACCTGGAACGGATGGAAGCGACCCGCGAGGAAGACTACGATGTGGCCGAAGCGCGGCTGGAGCACCTTCAGGCCGCCATCGGCTCCCTGTCCGAAAAACGGCGCCAGATTCTGCGGCTGACGGTGGAAAAGGAAATGTCCTACCAGGAAATCAGTGACCTGCTGCGTATCTCCAAAAACACCGTCAAGAACCAGCTGGTGAAAGCCCGGCAGTTTCTGCGGGAAAAGATGGAAGTGGCGACCCTGGCAGGGCTGGTCGTTGTCGGACTTTGGTAA
- a CDS encoding ligand-binding sensor domain-containing protein, which yields MRTLKSIPFLILLCLTFGSGLLAQQPVYQDKPFWQDFSVKFYAEKPTLQEVYCDRNGAVKVMASDGLMHPYDGQFLFPGKLLTDNSYRTLKNKKIAAIALHDQQIVYLDDKAVLSNAWAGSLYCKHELPGARMLAGSPGFAFLISDGSGLHLVRDSQTLFKGRVTDDEVIELRYHEAGKLFWILGKKALYSFKPAGNTLSTVFEGANFTAFDLTDQGRKVVIGTSDGYLEVDVATRKQSGDIRRKLPDPRITAVREVAGKLWFGSPTGAFALRPDGKFDYYNGERWLPGNEVVQIEKGPKQSVLVLTKGGLGQICFKSMTLHDKAMVFEEQVRSRHIRNGFNASLDGLEKGNIATGYMSDSDNDGLWTSMYLAGEVFRYAATKDPDALQNCRESLDAMERLYTINPVPGFPARSFERSGFGKSLADPERWQHAKDPEWDWKATTSSDEAIGHIFAFGAIAELIPDPVMKKKAVTLIDTLMSHIVRNDLYLIDYDGKPTLWGKWNPKYVNGFDVSVGDRKLNSSNIIGMLQTAYFFTKKEKYRQKAFELMDKHGYLENLMRPMSVIGRAPDSADPHAKNLSESWNHSDDEMYFVGYWGLYRYAFNETLKAQYKKAILDHWQAERPEKEGAWNIFTAMVGTKEFDLPEAVWYLQEHPLDLIDWNIQNSHRKDIEMLASNFRNQTTKEVLPPDERPVQRHNANMFSLDRTRGNGVSEHSAGDIWLLPYWMGRYLGVISGPVTESAISRK from the coding sequence ATGCGTACACTCAAGTCAATACCCTTTCTGATTTTGCTGTGCCTGACGTTCGGCTCCGGTCTTCTGGCGCAACAGCCCGTGTATCAGGACAAACCGTTCTGGCAGGACTTTAGCGTGAAGTTTTATGCCGAGAAACCAACCCTGCAGGAAGTCTATTGCGACCGGAACGGCGCCGTCAAAGTCATGGCTTCGGACGGGCTGATGCATCCGTACGACGGGCAGTTTCTCTTTCCCGGTAAACTGCTGACAGATAACTCGTACCGGACGCTTAAAAACAAAAAAATCGCCGCCATCGCGCTGCACGACCAGCAAATCGTGTACTTGGACGACAAGGCCGTTCTGAGTAATGCCTGGGCGGGCAGCCTCTACTGCAAACACGAACTGCCCGGCGCCCGGATGCTGGCCGGAAGCCCCGGTTTTGCGTTCCTCATTTCCGACGGTTCCGGCCTGCATCTGGTCCGGGATTCCCAGACGCTTTTCAAAGGCAGGGTGACCGACGACGAGGTGATCGAACTGCGTTACCACGAAGCGGGTAAGCTGTTCTGGATTCTGGGGAAAAAAGCGCTGTACTCGTTCAAACCGGCGGGCAACACGCTGTCAACGGTATTCGAAGGGGCTAATTTTACGGCCTTCGACCTGACGGATCAGGGCCGGAAAGTGGTCATTGGCACAAGCGACGGCTATCTGGAAGTGGACGTGGCAACTCGGAAACAAAGCGGCGACATCCGGCGTAAGCTCCCCGACCCCCGGATTACGGCCGTTCGGGAGGTGGCCGGAAAACTGTGGTTTGGCTCCCCGACGGGGGCGTTCGCGCTTCGGCCCGACGGCAAATTCGATTATTACAACGGCGAACGCTGGCTGCCCGGCAACGAGGTGGTGCAGATCGAGAAAGGGCCGAAACAGTCGGTGCTGGTGCTGACTAAAGGCGGGCTGGGCCAGATTTGCTTTAAATCCATGACGCTGCACGACAAAGCGATGGTTTTTGAGGAACAGGTGCGCAGCCGCCACATTCGCAACGGGTTCAATGCGTCGCTGGATGGCCTCGAAAAAGGAAATATTGCCACCGGCTATATGAGTGATTCGGACAACGACGGCCTCTGGACTTCCATGTACCTGGCAGGCGAAGTGTTCCGCTACGCCGCGACCAAAGACCCCGACGCCCTGCAAAACTGCCGCGAGTCGCTGGACGCGATGGAGCGGCTGTACACCATCAACCCGGTGCCCGGCTTTCCGGCGCGTTCGTTCGAAAGGAGCGGTTTCGGCAAATCCCTGGCCGATCCCGAACGCTGGCAGCACGCCAAAGACCCCGAATGGGACTGGAAAGCGACCACGAGCAGCGACGAAGCCATCGGACACATTTTCGCCTTCGGAGCCATCGCCGAACTCATCCCGGACCCGGTGATGAAGAAAAAGGCCGTTACGCTCATCGACACGCTGATGAGCCATATCGTCAGAAACGATCTGTACCTGATCGACTACGACGGCAAACCGACGCTCTGGGGCAAGTGGAATCCGAAGTACGTCAACGGGTTCGATGTGTCGGTGGGCGACCGCAAGCTGAACTCGTCGAACATCATCGGCATGCTCCAGACGGCTTATTTTTTCACGAAAAAGGAAAAATACAGGCAGAAGGCGTTCGAACTGATGGACAAGCACGGCTACCTGGAAAACCTGATGCGGCCCATGAGCGTCATCGGCCGGGCACCGGACAGCGCCGACCCCCACGCCAAAAACCTGTCGGAAAGCTGGAACCACTCCGACGACGAAATGTACTTTGTCGGCTACTGGGGTCTTTACCGCTACGCCTTCAACGAAACCCTCAAGGCGCAGTACAAAAAGGCGATTCTGGACCACTGGCAGGCCGAACGGCCGGAAAAGGAGGGTGCCTGGAACATCTTTACGGCCATGGTCGGTACGAAGGAATTTGACCTGCCCGAGGCCGTCTGGTATCTGCAGGAGCACCCGCTGGACCTCATCGACTGGAACATCCAGAACAGCCACCGCAAGGACATCGAAATGCTGGCATCCAACTTCCGGAACCAGACAACGAAGGAAGTGCTGCCTCCGGACGAGCGGCCCGTGCAGCGGCACAACGCCAACATGTTCAGCCTCGACCGGACGCGCGGCAACGGCGTTTCGGAACACAGCGCCGGGGACATCTGGCTGCTGCCGTACTGGATGGGACGCTATCTGGGCGTCATCAGCGGCCCGGTGACGGAAAGTGCGATTAGCCGGAAATAA
- a CDS encoding fibronectin type III domain-containing protein, translating into MPFSVRWIALLFCSLPTLAQTHKPYPPSPYPDRLTLGWQDNPATSQSVNWRTDSTVTRAVGAIAEADPSPEFVGKATEVPASSEAVVIEGKRVQYHSVHFKNLKPATQYSYRVGDGTHWSEWFHFRTAEAKPAPFSFYYFGDAQNDIRSLWSRAIRGAYSTLPKAQLMIHAGDLITTANADWQWGEWFEAGGWINGMVPTLASPGNHEYFQEPGGKRRVSYHWRPSFVLPENGPERLKETAYYLDYQGVRFISLNSQAALLDSTILDEQARWLTEVLTQNQNRWTIVVHHHPIYSTKSGRDNNEWRARMEPIYRKHGVDLVLQGHDHTYGRGLNMPLGNSRKHPDGPIYVVSVSGPKMYDIGLQDWMDRAGSNTQLYQIISVDAGTLSYRSYMVTGQLYDSFDLQKNGKGRNTLLDQAPTLSAERLDLPTEYRNRYKPEQIEEYNRRFKEYKARKRAEKK; encoded by the coding sequence ATGCCTTTTTCTGTTCGCTGGATTGCGTTGCTGTTCTGTTCGTTGCCGACCCTGGCGCAAACCCACAAACCGTACCCTCCTTCTCCGTACCCCGACCGCCTCACTCTGGGCTGGCAGGATAACCCGGCCACCTCGCAGTCCGTCAACTGGCGGACCGACTCCACCGTCACCAGGGCCGTTGGCGCCATCGCCGAAGCCGACCCCTCGCCCGAATTTGTGGGCAAAGCCACCGAAGTCCCGGCCAGCTCGGAAGCCGTCGTGATCGAGGGCAAACGGGTGCAGTATCATTCGGTGCATTTCAAAAATCTGAAACCGGCCACCCAGTACAGTTACCGGGTCGGCGACGGCACGCACTGGAGCGAATGGTTTCATTTCCGGACGGCGGAGGCTAAGCCCGCTCCGTTTTCGTTTTATTATTTCGGCGATGCCCAGAACGACATCCGTTCCCTGTGGTCGAGGGCCATCCGCGGGGCTTATTCGACACTGCCCAAAGCCCAGTTGATGATTCATGCCGGGGATTTGATTACGACCGCAAACGCCGACTGGCAATGGGGCGAATGGTTCGAGGCCGGGGGCTGGATCAACGGCATGGTGCCTACGCTGGCCTCGCCCGGTAACCATGAGTACTTTCAGGAACCGGGCGGCAAACGGCGGGTTTCGTACCACTGGCGGCCCTCGTTTGTGCTCCCGGAAAATGGCCCCGAACGGCTGAAGGAAACGGCCTACTACCTCGATTACCAGGGCGTTCGGTTCATCTCGCTCAATTCGCAGGCCGCCCTGCTCGATTCGACCATTCTGGACGAACAGGCGCGCTGGCTGACGGAGGTCCTGACCCAAAACCAGAACCGCTGGACCATCGTGGTGCACCATCACCCCATTTATTCGACCAAAAGCGGCCGGGACAACAACGAATGGCGCGCCCGGATGGAGCCGATTTACCGCAAACACGGCGTCGATCTGGTGCTGCAGGGCCACGACCATACCTACGGTCGGGGTCTGAACATGCCGCTGGGTAACAGCCGCAAACACCCCGACGGCCCGATTTACGTCGTGTCGGTGAGCGGCCCCAAAATGTACGACATCGGCCTGCAGGACTGGATGGACCGGGCGGGCTCGAACACGCAGCTTTACCAGATCATTTCGGTGGACGCCGGGACGCTGAGCTACCGCTCGTATATGGTCACCGGGCAGTTGTACGATTCGTTTGATTTACAGAAAAACGGCAAAGGCCGCAACACGCTCCTCGACCAGGCCCCGACCCTCTCGGCCGAACGCCTCGACCTGCCCACGGAGTACCGAAACCGGTACAAACCGGAGCAGATTGAAGAATATAACCGTCGATTCAAAGAATACAAAGCCCGCAAAAGGGCGGAGAAAAAGTAA